The genomic DNA TTGTGATTTAGGCCGTGCTAGGTACCTAATGGCAGTCTTAGTCGGCGCCTTACTTTTAACCACTGATTGAATTCTCAAATGCGATTTAGGCCGGTCCACGTGCTTAATGACAACCTTAGTTGTTGCAACTGATTTGCTTGGAACGCCGGTTTTCAACCGATACACTTTTGAAACTGGCGACATGGTCTTAAGTTTGGTTGCGACAACTGGAACCGAGCGAGTCGTTCCGAGCCACCACGAAACAGGATGGATACTAGTCATTACCCGACTATTATCAACCGGTGCAGCTAGCCCGGCTAAGTGATAGCGATCCGTATACTGCCACAAAGCTGCCGGAATAATCGGTGGCCGACGTGTCAGTGAGCCAATCCACTGTGCGTCAAACTGTTGGCGCGCCTGGTTAGCATATGTCAGTGCAAACGAAGCATATGAATAGAAAATCAACTTCTTGTTAGTTAACGACCGCATCTCATGATACCAAGCGGCCACTGCCGCATTGGTTGAACCTGAACGAACGGTATCAACCTCAAAATCCAAAGCGTAGAAGCGAGCGGCTTTATTGGAACGCGCATAAAAGGCCTGCGCTTCGCGACGCGCACTGCTTGCATCCGTAAATTGTGAAAAATCATATTCACCAAATGGAATCCCATAGCGAACGTACAATGCTGTATTATTAACCGCGTCCCGGTCAATGTAATTTAAGCCATACTGGCGCCGATTAATCACAAATAGCACCTGAGATTTCATCGCTCGCACCTGACTAGGAGTGAGCCGACCTTGCCATTCTGAAATATCCACCACCGCGCGCCCCTGTGCCTGGACATTAATCTTCATTCCAAACGTTACAAGCACGACTGTGGCAACCAACCAACTGACCTTTTTAATTCCCATCATGCGGCCCTCTCCCCATGTTGTGACTCCGCAAGCGAAAAATGTCATCGTAACTTGCCACTGATCCCCACAATCACTAACAGATAAACTGTTAATGGCAGTTTACAATGTTCCTATAATATTAACATTCTTACACTACCCAATAATAGGCTATTTTTAATAGGCTGCGGCGTCAATTCAGTTTCAATTCAGTTACAGCTTGTTAACAACCAATCGCCCCTTTATGGTTAATATTATGAACAACTCTGGAAAGGTCGAGACGTAGATTACAATTAGGTTACATCCAAGTTGTAACCCTAATTAACCATCTTAACTAGAGGCATTAAGGCTCACCATTAAGACCTGGTCAATTCGCTAATTGCTGCTGTTGATTTTTTTTGCAAGCTGCAACTTCACGAAAAAACAACCAATCCCGCTCAAGGCGATAGTTCGTCTTGAGCGGGATTGGTTGTTTGCTAGGTAGCATTATGACACCACTTGCCAACTAGTGAGGCAAAGTCAACACAATGGCCTGTTTTCCCATTTGATTATATGCGGCTTCGAAATTCTTCCAACTAACCGCTTGCTGTTTGTACCCGTACGGATTGTTAATGTAAATCAGCTTTTTAGCTCGGTTAAACCCTACAATGACCACACTATGCATATCGTAAGTCACTTTAACGGCTCCCTGGGGCGTCTGCCACGTTTGCATCGTGCTAACCGGTGCAAATGAAGCAGTCGTGATTGTCCAGACTGGCCGTCCTAATTCGAGTTGTTCAATCACAGTATCAAAGTTTGACCCAGTTAAGTCCTTTACATGGCTTGTCTCAGTTTTTGCCAATTTATAGATTGGCTTATGGTACACACCAAGGCCCGGATTATCACCGGTAATATCACCAACAAAACCATATTCTGGATTACCATGTTCCCCATTACTATAAGTGAGTGGTACACTCGTAATCTTCGTAGCTAATTCATTTTTAGTTACGTTAATGTGCGCGTATTTCATCAACATCGTCAGTGATGTGACCTCACAACCATTGTATAAACGTGGTGTTGCCATTTGATTGACTAGCGGTACGTCCAATTTAACCTGATTAACTGGCTTGGGCTTCGTTTGGGAACTGGATTTAGCCGCATTCGTTTGTTTATTCGTAAACGAAGCATCAATCCAGTCGGAAACTTGTGTACTTGTAAATCCAATGACCCCCAAAAGCACCATGGCAATTATGATCAGCGTCCATAACCGACGCCGTTTCCGTAAATGTCTTGGCATTTGTTACCATCCGTTTCTATTTTAATTTGATAAGCTCAATTTACTAACATACTATGTAGTATCATACCATGAACGAGTTAATAATACACCTTTATAATCTTAAATAAAAGGCAACTTCAAATTGAGCTTAGGTCAATATTATCAAGGCTTAAGATGCCATCCCCGCCAAACACTGTTCCAATCAGTTTAAAGCGTCGTGGACATTCATTTTATTACAACATCAATTCTATTTCCGGCTAGTTCAAATTTTAGCTTGCTAGCCAGTAAATCATCTTTATCTACCAGAATTAAGATTTTTTCAGCCATTAAAGTTATTTTGCTTTATGATAGTAAAGTCAACTGACAAACTAAAAATTCATCATTTATTAAAAGGAGTGACTAAGCGTGCAAGGCCAACTTAACTTACTATTATTATGTTCCGGAACTTACGAAATGATTATTCTTACAATGGCCTTTCATGAATTTCTCACTTGGCGAATCAGTCTCGCCTGGTTTGCACTCGTTAGTTGCCTCGCAATCGGTGGGCAGTTCGGCATTAACGCCGAACTAATCCGCCCCACCATCTTAGGCTATTTTCTAGCACCAATTATTTTGAACACGATTATGGCTAGCCGACTCATTAAAGTTAACTGGGTGCTTATGCTCCCAATCGTCACATTTTTAAACGCCCTCAAGTACCTGATTACCGGTTTCACTAGCCAATTAAATCAGTGGTTGCTTAATACTGATTGGCAAAACCCACTGATCAGTCTTAACTCGTGGCCTATTTTTTACATCAATTTCGCCCTCATTAGCGGTATCCTACTAGGATTTTTCATTATTTGTACGCTCGGCTGGCTGGCACATTACTTGATCATTCGTTCCAATACTGTCACGATCTTTTATCGCGCTGCACTGAACCGTCACGACAACGCACTGGTCTTGATAACTTGTTCTGGTTATGTCATTGCCAAAATTTACGTTCTGAAGCTCGGCCTAATGGCACAAATGTACACTGCAGCGCTAACTAGTATTATCCTAGGTGGATTGATTTTTTATTTGGTCAATAAGAATAACGTTTGGCTGAATGATGTACGCTTACTTAGTGACGTTGCGCACTACAATGAGGTATTAAGTGACCATAATCAGCAACTGCATCTTTTCAAACACGACTACCAAAATATTTTACTCAGCATGTCTCAGTACATTGCACAAGAAGATATGACTGGTTTAAAACGTTACTTTGAACAAGAAGTATTCCCTAACGAACAATTACTAAATCAAACGATTGCTCCTGATCAATTACGCTACTTACGTGCACCAGCCCTTAGTGGTCTCATTTACGCTAAATATCAAACTGCTGAGCACCGCCATGTTAAACTGGAAATCAATATTTGGCAGACTTTAACGTTACCGCAGACTGATCAAATCAAAGTCGTTCGTGTGTTAGGCAACTTACTGGATAATGCCATTGACGCTGCCACCCAAGCAGATCAACTAGTCCAACTAACCATAACGCAGGCTCGTGACAACGTTATGGTTACCATTGCTAATCAGCTTCCCAATCATACGACGATTGATCTCAAACAAATCAGTCGCCAACACTTCACGACTAAACTTGGTCACACCGGCAACGGTCTCAGTAGTATCGCCCGATTAGTCAATAAGCAACTTACGGTTCACTACCAAGTCATCGGTAATACATTTCAAGCCCAATTACGGTTAAAAAAATCGAACAATTAAACTAGCTTTAAAAAATAAGTTGATTAAAGCGCTTTCTTCATTACAATAGAAGTAAAAGCAATTTAATTTTACTGTTAACTGTGAAAGGACCTGACTGGCATGGCTAATTCTGAAAACCAAATGGATAAACACTTACAATCCGCAATATTCGGGGCCCCTGTACTACATCCAGATGAACAACATCGCAACCTTGGTACATTTCACGAACGGATTGATGTGAGCATTACCTTCACCCAGGCGCTTATGCGTGATTACTCAACCGAGCTCAAAAGTGAAATGACTGCCCATCCTGATTATCAATTGCTGCTCCACGGATTATTGGATGAAGATATACTCAATCGTTATGTTAAACTTGCCAACCAACAACAAATCAAGTTTGCAATTCGCAACGATTTAATGTATCAACATACACCCGCTAGTATCGCCATTGCGCTAGTAGCGAACTGTGCCATCACACCCACCACGATCGACATCGATGAGCGTTTTCCGGTGCCACCACTTAGCACAACTACAGATTGGTCGCACGATGCCCTGATTGATCACATTCACCGTCATTTGGAACGGAATCGTGAACTTTTTGGCATCAAACACCATCTGATTTGAGCCGACTATCATTGCATTCGACTATTAGTTTGGCTGAATTATCTCAATATAATCGAATTACTATTCGGTGATACTTGTTGATTTCAAAACCGTCATCGAATTTAGAATAATTGCATGACACTAATTACAACCGGTGGCACTAATAGGGCCGGCAATAAGTTTAACGTACTAAATTGTTTGATTTTTAGCATTCCCAAACCAGATGCCAAAATTAAGATGCCACCAACAATGGTAACTTCATTCAGTAACGCAGTACTTAACGCCCCCTTTAAGACTAGCGCCAAAACATATAAGCTGCCTTGCCAACAAAACAGCACTCCCGCCGCGATGGCAATGCCAAAACCAAATGTCGATGCTAAGACGATTGACGTAATCCCGTCTAACATGCCGTTTGTAAACAAAAACGTATAGTCATGTTTTAAAGCCGCCTCAATCGGTCCCAAAATAGATAGTGAACCAATGCAATACAGCAACACCGCGGTTGCCAACCCCTCTGCTAAGTTGCCACCGGCCAAGCGACTCACCCAGCGATCAAAATGGCCCTGAATATCCAAGGCTTGGCCAATTAGGCCACCGACTGCCAAGCTAACAATAAAGAGCACCGGGTACTTGCTCTGTGGCATCCGCTGCACGACCGCGTTAATCCCAATCACACAGGCCGCCAACCCTAACGCTTGTAGTAATATCGCATGATAGGCTGGTTTGATGCCCTTTTTAAAGATACTGCCTACCAAGCAACCAGCTAAAATCATGCTCGTATTAAAAATTGTTCCAATCATAGCTTCACTCCTTGTACTGATACCATATCTTGCATACTAAATTGACGTATCCGACCAATCATTATTTAGTATAAAGTCTCAAGTAGCTTGAGAGTCAATCGGAATTTGAATCTGGGTAATCGACTGTGCAACCTGATCAGTAATCCCGTAATCAATCAACGCCGTCTCAACTGCAGTTCCTGTCACTTGCCACCCCTGCTCATGACAATCTGCTAACAATTGCCGATACTGAGTGGGAGCATCCACATGCGTGCCATGAAAAATACGTTGTGCGTAAGGCTCAGCCACTAGCCGTTCTTGCTGTACGGGGATCACATCGCCGGGCTCAAATACTAGACAGATTCCTGTATAGCGTTCAAAGTGCCCGGCTTGGACCGCTTGCTGGTCAAGTAACAGTGCGACCTTACCTAAAAAGATTTCATTTGTTACACCGGTCTGCTTCCGTAACTTAGCAATAACCAATTCAATATCGTCTTGTGGTCGATATGGCTGCCGCAACGCCACCATTGGCCGTTCCGGGAGTATTACCCGTTCAGTCCGATCAAAATTGGCTGTTTGCGCCATTTCAATCTGAGCCAAGCGATTATTAATCCGCTGTTGAACTGCCGTTAGCAAACGTAACTGCCTCTCAATCTGCTGGTTTTGCGTCGTTAACATATGTGTTAACTTTGGTAACTCACGGGCTGCAAAAAAATCAGCGATGGTCGCTAGTGACATACCAAGCGCCCGTAAATATTTAATCGTACTTAAACGCTCAAATTGTGGCGTACCATAATAACGGTAATGACTATGGGGATCAACTCGGGCTGGCGTCAATAGCCCAATTTCATCATAATAGCGCAACGTGGCTACCGGAATATCAAATAACTGCGCAAGTTGTCCAATCGAAAAATCAGTCGCCATACTGCCCCTCCTCTTGTAAATACTTTATTACTATCCGTTGTGCTAGTTATTATATAGTATTAATTGTGCTTAAAACATGTCAATATCTAAGAACACAAGCAACCCAGCTTGGTCCCGCTGACAAGCGTGCAATTTGGCGGAAAATTCCTTAATTAGCTCGTTCTACGCCGGCTTCCAGCCATTCCTGCCGGGATTGCATTTAAATGCAGTTATTGATGGATTCAACTTTAGTTAAACTAGTCGTTGTTTCATATACAACAGCTTAAGATGCGATTATTGGGATTGGCAATAGCTGCAATCAGCTATTCGTTTTTTAGTTGCCATGCTAATATTTCAGTATTTCAAACAGCAGATTCAGACTAACACCACGGTTAGCTAAAAGTTCCATACAACAACTATTCCACAATCAATTGTATCAAGAAGCGTGATTGTTTATCAGCCATTCGAGCGGCCTACTGAAACGTGCTCGGTGCCACTGAAGCTTGTGCTTGTTACACCAACGGACTAATGCCAAAACCGCATTAATCCGTTGGCTGGGCAATGCTCGGCTTCAACCCGTGGCCCGCACAGGCTTTTAGACTGGAGGGGCTGGGTGACAATGCTCAGTAGCCAAATTATTCTTAGCTGGAAGTGACTTGCTTCCGGCTTAGAATAAGACTCGTATTTGAGATTGCGCAGTGGGCTTCTGCGTGAGCTCAAATCGACGTCGGCTACGTTTCAGCAATTGGCACCCAGCCCCGGAGGTCGGCATCGGGCGCGCATATATTGACGAACAGTAATCCAACTAACTGGCATGTTTTAAATCATGCTTCATACTAAGTAATAACTAGTACAACGCATCCTAAATGACAATCACTACCACGGCCACATAATAAAACAGTTGCGCTCAGAATGGCATTTCTGAAACGCAACTGTTTTATTTATGACTCATCAGTAGCCGTCATCATTGGATCACTTATCATTATCGTTTGGCTTCATGTTACTAATAGCCACACTAATCACCGCGAGCGACTATTATTTAGCCGCCG from Lactiplantibacillus paraplantarum includes the following:
- a CDS encoding YueI family protein, with protein sequence MANSENQMDKHLQSAIFGAPVLHPDEQHRNLGTFHERIDVSITFTQALMRDYSTELKSEMTAHPDYQLLLHGLLDEDILNRYVKLANQQQIKFAIRNDLMYQHTPASIAIALVANCAITPTTIDIDERFPVPPLSTTTDWSHDALIDHIHRHLERNRELFGIKHHLI
- a CDS encoding GH25 family lysozyme — translated: MMGIKKVSWLVATVVLVTFGMKINVQAQGRAVVDISEWQGRLTPSQVRAMKSQVLFVINRRQYGLNYIDRDAVNNTALYVRYGIPFGEYDFSQFTDASSARREAQAFYARSNKAARFYALDFEVDTVRSGSTNAAVAAWYHEMRSLTNKKLIFYSYASFALTYANQARQQFDAQWIGSLTRRPPIIPAALWQYTDRYHLAGLAAPVDNSRVMTSIHPVSWWLGTTRSVPVVATKLKTMSPVSKVYRLKTGVPSKSVATTKVVIKHVDRPKSHLRIQSVVKSKAPTKTAIRYLARPKSQSKVQTIVKSKQATKAIKRPVLTASRLKSQPIQHTKVVIHRGKTVKRQVRHLRQKIKKVVGAKRLVRSSKRVKHRVIRRQRLSVKQKAGHYQQHHTHQGRTNRKHLVVGKTAHQRVRRVNHRLSRT
- a CDS encoding DUF554 domain-containing protein, giving the protein MIGTIFNTSMILAGCLVGSIFKKGIKPAYHAILLQALGLAACVIGINAVVQRMPQSKYPVLFIVSLAVGGLIGQALDIQGHFDRWVSRLAGGNLAEGLATAVLLYCIGSLSILGPIEAALKHDYTFLFTNGMLDGITSIVLASTFGFGIAIAAGVLFCWQGSLYVLALVLKGALSTALLNEVTIVGGILILASGLGMLKIKQFSTLNLLPALLVPPVVISVMQLF
- a CDS encoding C39 family peptidase, encoding MPRHLRKRRRLWTLIIIAMVLLGVIGFTSTQVSDWIDASFTNKQTNAAKSSSQTKPKPVNQVKLDVPLVNQMATPRLYNGCEVTSLTMLMKYAHINVTKNELATKITSVPLTYSNGEHGNPEYGFVGDITGDNPGLGVYHKPIYKLAKTETSHVKDLTGSNFDTVIEQLELGRPVWTITTASFAPVSTMQTWQTPQGAVKVTYDMHSVVIVGFNRAKKLIYINNPYGYKQQAVSWKNFEAAYNQMGKQAIVLTLPH
- a CDS encoding MerR family transcriptional regulator produces the protein MATDFSIGQLAQLFDIPVATLRYYDEIGLLTPARVDPHSHYRYYGTPQFERLSTIKYLRALGMSLATIADFFAARELPKLTHMLTTQNQQIERQLRLLTAVQQRINNRLAQIEMAQTANFDRTERVILPERPMVALRQPYRPQDDIELVIAKLRKQTGVTNEIFLGKVALLLDQQAVQAGHFERYTGICLVFEPGDVIPVQQERLVAEPYAQRIFHGTHVDAPTQYRQLLADCHEQGWQVTGTAVETALIDYGITDQVAQSITQIQIPIDSQAT
- a CDS encoding sensor histidine kinase: MQGQLNLLLLCSGTYEMIILTMAFHEFLTWRISLAWFALVSCLAIGGQFGINAELIRPTILGYFLAPIILNTIMASRLIKVNWVLMLPIVTFLNALKYLITGFTSQLNQWLLNTDWQNPLISLNSWPIFYINFALISGILLGFFIICTLGWLAHYLIIRSNTVTIFYRAALNRHDNALVLITCSGYVIAKIYVLKLGLMAQMYTAALTSIILGGLIFYLVNKNNVWLNDVRLLSDVAHYNEVLSDHNQQLHLFKHDYQNILLSMSQYIAQEDMTGLKRYFEQEVFPNEQLLNQTIAPDQLRYLRAPALSGLIYAKYQTAEHRHVKLEINIWQTLTLPQTDQIKVVRVLGNLLDNAIDAATQADQLVQLTITQARDNVMVTIANQLPNHTTIDLKQISRQHFTTKLGHTGNGLSSIARLVNKQLTVHYQVIGNTFQAQLRLKKSNN